The Leclercia adecarboxylata region TTACGAAAGGTTTCAATTCTATCCGTAGCTGCCGCTGTTGTCTTTAAGATTCAGGAGCGTAGTTCATGGAGTTCAGTGTAAAAAGCGGTAGCCCGGAGAAACAGCGGAGTGCCTGCATCGTTGTCGGCGTGTTTGAACCCCGCAGACTCTCTCCGATCGCCGAACAACTCGATAAAATCAGTGACGGCTACATCAGCGCCCTGCTGCGCCGCGGCGAGCTGGAAGGCAAGCCGGGTCAGACGTTGCTGCTGCATCATGTACCTAACGTCCTCTCCGAGCGCATCCTGCTGATTGGCTGTGGCAAAGAGCGCGAGCTGGACGAGCGCCAGTACAAACAGGTTATTCAGAAAACGATTAATACGCTGAATGATACTGGCTCAATGGAGGCCGTGTGCTTCCTGACCGAACTGCACGTAAAAGGCCGCAACACCTACTGGAAAGTACGCCAGGCGGTAGAGACAGCCAAAGAGACCCTTTACAGCTTCGATCAGCTGAAAACCACCAAAAGCGAGCCGCGTCGCCCGCTGCGTAAAATGGTCTTTAACGTCCCGACCCGTCGTGAGCTGACCAGCGGCGAACGCGCTATTCAGCATGGTCTGGCTATTGCCGCCGGTATCAAGGCCGCGAAAGATCTGGGTAACATGCCGCCAAACATCTGTAATGCAGGCTACCTTGCGTCACAGGCGCGCCAGCTGGCTGACTCTTACAGCAAAAACGTCGTTACCCGCGTGATTGGCGAACAGCAGATGAAAGAGCTGGGGATGCACTCCTACCTGGCCGTCGGGAACGGTTCACAAAACGAATCCCTGATGTCGGTCATTGAGTACAAAGGCAACCCGGCCGAAGACGCCCGTCCGATTGTGCTGGTGGGTAAAGGTCTGACCTTCGACTCCGGCGGTATCTCTATCAAGCCTGCCGAAGGCATGGACGAGATGAAGTACGACATGTGCGGCGCGGCAGCGGTTTACGGCGTGATGCGCATGGTGGCCGAACTGCAGCTGCCGATCAACGTCATTGGCGTGCTGGCGGGCTGTGAAAACATGCCGGGTGGCCGCGCCTATCGTCCGGGCGATGTCCTCACCACCATGTCAGGCCAGACCGTTGAAGTGCTGAACACCGACGCCGAAGGCCGTCTGGTGCTGTGCGACGTGCTGACCTATGTTGAGCGCTTCGATCCGGAGGCCGTCATCGACGTGGCCACGCTGACCGGCGCCTGCGTGATTGCCCTTGGCCATCACATCACCGGCCTGATGTCGAACCACAACCCGCTGGCGCACGAGCTGATTGGCGCGTCCGAACAGGCGGGTGACCGCGCATGGCGTCTGCCAATGGCCGATGAATTCCAGGAGCAGCTGGAGTCTAACTTCGCGGATATGGCTAATATCGGTGGGCGTCCGGGTGGGGCTATCACCGCGGGTTGCTTCCTGGCCCGCTTTACCCGCAAGTACAACTGGGCTCACCTGGATATCGCGGGCACCGCATGGCGCTCCGGTAAAGCCAAAGGCGCAACCGGCCGTCCTGTTGCCATGCTGTCGCAGTTCCTGCTGAATCGCGCCGGTTTTAACGGCGAAGAGTGATGGTAAATGCCGGGTGGCGGCTTCGCCTTACCCGGCCTACAAACGGCAGTAAACCGTAGGCCCGGTAAGCGTAGCGCCACCGGGCTTAAGCATTTAAAGTCACCACAAGAAACCCCATATATGAAAAACGCAACGTTCTATCTTCTGGATAATGACACCCAACAGGATGGCTTAAGCGCCGTTGAACAACTGGTGTGTGAAATTGCCGCAGAACGTTGGCGCGCGGGTCTTCGCGTGCTGATTGCCTGCGAAGATGAGCAGCAGGCCATCCGTCTGGATGAAGCGCTGTGGGCTCGACCGGCGGAAAGTTTTGTTCCGCATAATCTGGCGGGAGAAGGGCCGCGCGGCGGTGCCCCGGTGGAGATCGCCTGGCCGCAAAAGCGTAACAGCAGCCCGCGCGATATTCTGATTAGCCTGCGTACCGGCTTTGCAGATTTTGCCACCGCTTTCACAGAAGTGGTAGACTTTGTCCCTCACGAAGACTCCCTGAAACAACTGGCGCGCGAACGCTATAAAGCGTACCGCCTGGCTGGTTTTAACCTGAATACGGCAACCTGGAAATAATGGAAAAGACATACAACCCACGCGATATCGAACAGCCGCTTTACGAGCACTGGGAACAGCAGGGCTATTTCAAGCCTAACGGCGATGAAAGCAAAGAGTCCTTCTGCATCATGATCCCGCCGCCGAACGTCACCGGCAGTTTGCATATGGGACATGCCTTCCAGCAGACCATCATGGATACCATGATCCGTTACCAGCGCATGCAGGGCAAAAACACCCTGTGGCAGGCCGGTACTGACCACGCGGGTATCGCTACCCAGATGGTGGTTGAACGTAAGATTGCCGCTGAAGAAGGTAAAACCCGTCACGACTACGGCCGCGACGCCTTTATCGACAAAATCTGGCAGTGGAAAGCAGAATCTGGCGGCACCATTACCCGTCAGATGCGCCGTCTTGGCAACTCCGTGGACTGGGAGCGCGAGCGCTTCACCATGGACGAAGGTCTTTCCAACGCCGTTAAAGAAGTCTTCGTCCGCCTGTATAAAGAAGACCTGATTTACCGTGGCAAGCGCCTGGTAAACTGGGATCCGAAACTGCGTACCGCCATCTCAGACCTGGAAGTGGAAAACCGCGAGTCTAAAGGCTCCATGTGGCACATCCGCTATCCGCTGGCCGACGGCGCGAAAACCGCAGAGGGTAAAGATTACCTGGTTGTCGCCACCACCCGTCCGGAAACCCTGCTGGGTGATACCGGCGTGGCCGTTAACCCGGAAGATCCACGTTATAAAGATCTGATTGGCAAATTTGTGGTGCTGCCGCTGGTGAACCGCCGCATTCCGATTGTGGGGGACGAACACGCCGACATGGAAAAAGGCACCGGCTGCGTGAAGATCACCCCGGCACACGACTTTAACGACTACGAAGTGGGTCGTC contains the following coding sequences:
- the holC gene encoding DNA polymerase III subunit chi, which encodes MKNATFYLLDNDTQQDGLSAVEQLVCEIAAERWRAGLRVLIACEDEQQAIRLDEALWARPAESFVPHNLAGEGPRGGAPVEIAWPQKRNSSPRDILISLRTGFADFATAFTEVVDFVPHEDSLKQLARERYKAYRLAGFNLNTATWK
- the pepA gene encoding leucyl aminopeptidase; protein product: MEFSVKSGSPEKQRSACIVVGVFEPRRLSPIAEQLDKISDGYISALLRRGELEGKPGQTLLLHHVPNVLSERILLIGCGKERELDERQYKQVIQKTINTLNDTGSMEAVCFLTELHVKGRNTYWKVRQAVETAKETLYSFDQLKTTKSEPRRPLRKMVFNVPTRRELTSGERAIQHGLAIAAGIKAAKDLGNMPPNICNAGYLASQARQLADSYSKNVVTRVIGEQQMKELGMHSYLAVGNGSQNESLMSVIEYKGNPAEDARPIVLVGKGLTFDSGGISIKPAEGMDEMKYDMCGAAAVYGVMRMVAELQLPINVIGVLAGCENMPGGRAYRPGDVLTTMSGQTVEVLNTDAEGRLVLCDVLTYVERFDPEAVIDVATLTGACVIALGHHITGLMSNHNPLAHELIGASEQAGDRAWRLPMADEFQEQLESNFADMANIGGRPGGAITAGCFLARFTRKYNWAHLDIAGTAWRSGKAKGATGRPVAMLSQFLLNRAGFNGEE